A single region of the Kineosporiaceae bacterium SCSIO 59966 genome encodes:
- a CDS encoding universal stress protein, with translation MAIVVGYVPTKEGRAALKTAAAEARLRNTKMIVINSNRGGRDLDAEEARRYEDELAAVRRQLDEVGVEHEVRQLVRGLEPAEDLIAVAEETGAQMIVIGLRRRTPVGKLILGSNAQRILLDAPCAVLAVKAEN, from the coding sequence ATGGCGATCGTTGTCGGTTACGTCCCGACCAAGGAGGGCCGCGCGGCCCTGAAGACGGCGGCCGCCGAGGCCCGCCTGCGCAACACGAAGATGATCGTCATCAACAGCAACCGCGGCGGTCGCGACCTCGACGCCGAGGAGGCGCGGCGTTACGAGGACGAGCTGGCGGCGGTTCGCCGGCAGCTGGACGAGGTCGGCGTGGAGCACGAGGTGCGGCAGCTGGTGCGCGGTCTGGAGCCGGCGGAGGACCTCATCGCGGTCGCCGAGGAGACCGGCGCGCAGATGATCGTCATCGGGCTGCGACGTCGGACCCCGGTCGGCAAGCTCATCCTGGGCTCCAACGCGCAGCGGATCCTGCTCGACGCCCCGTGCGCCGTGCTGGCGGTCAAGGCCGAGAACTGA
- a CDS encoding NUDIX hydrolase, translating into MGVGDGNGWVRCRCGHRHWGRHGAAGLLLARRTGETVEVLLQLRADWTHHGGTWGLPGGASDSHEEVSESALREAWEEAGVHPDAVDVLGTWVSTDHGDWRYTVVIGAPRGPVEPHAANAETAEVRWVDPAQAQALPLHPGLAATWPALTAVLRRLGI; encoded by the coding sequence GTGGGCGTCGGCGACGGGAACGGCTGGGTGCGGTGCCGCTGCGGTCACCGGCACTGGGGGCGGCACGGAGCCGCGGGCCTGCTACTGGCTCGGCGCACCGGCGAGACCGTCGAGGTGCTGCTGCAGCTGCGCGCCGACTGGACGCACCACGGCGGCACGTGGGGACTGCCGGGGGGCGCCAGCGACAGCCACGAGGAGGTCAGCGAGAGCGCCCTGCGAGAGGCCTGGGAGGAGGCCGGGGTCCACCCCGACGCGGTGGACGTGCTCGGGACCTGGGTGAGCACCGACCACGGGGACTGGCGGTACACCGTCGTCATCGGCGCGCCGCGCGGCCCGGTCGAGCCGCACGCGGCCAACGCCGAGACTGCCGAGGTGCGCTGGGTGGACCCGGCGCAGGCGCAGGCACTTCCGCTGCACCCGGGGCTGGCCGCCACGTGGCCTGCCCTCACCGCGGTCCTGCGCCGCCTGGGCATCTGA
- a CDS encoding Fe-S cluster assembly protein HesB: protein MDGRPHRLRLALDDRADELLTRDPFALLVGMLLDQQVPMEQAFAGPARLADRMGTGRLDPVVIADMDPDRFAELMAQPPAVHRYHTSMAARVQALARAVVDEYAGDPTQIWTSASDGAELRARLERLPGFGVQKAKIFTALLGKQLGVRPLGWRDAAGEYGPDDVRMSVADVRDEDSLAAVRETKRRMKAEKKAAGRR from the coding sequence GTGGACGGCCGTCCGCACCGGCTCCGGCTCGCCCTGGATGACCGGGCCGACGAGCTGCTCACCCGGGACCCGTTCGCGTTGCTCGTCGGCATGCTGCTGGACCAGCAGGTGCCGATGGAGCAGGCGTTCGCCGGACCGGCCCGCCTCGCCGACCGGATGGGGACCGGCCGGCTCGACCCCGTCGTGATCGCCGACATGGACCCCGATCGGTTCGCCGAGCTCATGGCGCAACCACCCGCCGTCCACCGCTACCACACGAGCATGGCCGCGCGGGTCCAGGCACTGGCCCGTGCCGTGGTGGACGAGTACGCCGGCGACCCCACCCAGATCTGGACCAGCGCCAGCGACGGCGCCGAGCTCAGGGCCCGGCTCGAGCGACTGCCGGGGTTCGGCGTCCAGAAGGCGAAGATCTTCACGGCTCTGCTCGGCAAGCAGCTCGGGGTCCGGCCGCTGGGGTGGCGCGATGCGGCCGGCGAGTACGGACCGGACGACGTGCGGATGTCCGTGGCCGACGTCCGGGACGAGGACAGCCTGGCTGCCGTCCGGGAGACCAAGAGGCGGATGAAGGCCGAGAAGAAGGCGGCCGGACGACGCTGA
- a CDS encoding RNA polymerase sigma factor, whose amino-acid sequence MKRMKAVLRSLGDHGVHVAVEQPQPRRVAAASASRARSTTAKTDDAADEGGRAASASRTSARKAASTDEATAAEKPAPEKAAPQRKAGSQKKAAPEEKGAEKSASARKSTGARKPAAKKVAPAEAAATTDESGSAEPGSRRRTGAKGATARTSATAKKAPAKKSTGAKSTGVKSTASKAAARKATASKAAATKASPAASEDVPEEEVLATGAITADGAVEVVAVDVDLDADEPGVTETPAGEGTDEESGFVYSDADDDDAPAQQVVSAGATADPVKDYLKQIGKVALLNAEQEVELAKRIEAGLFAEERLNSGAKLDAKSRRELEWIAHDGRRAKNHLLEANLRLVVSLAKRYTGRGMLFLDLIQEGNLGLIRAVEKFDYTKGYKFSTYATWWIRQAITRAMADQARTIRIPVHMVEVINKLARVQRQMLQDLGREPTPEELAKELDMTPEKVVEVQKYGREPISLHTPLGEDGDSEFGDLIEDSEAVVPADAVSFTLLQEQLHSVLDTLSEREAGVVSMRFGLTDGQPKTLDEIGKVYGVTRERIRQIESKTMSKLRHPSRSQVLRDYLD is encoded by the coding sequence ATGAAGCGGATGAAGGCCGTCCTGCGCTCGCTCGGCGACCACGGCGTGCACGTGGCGGTCGAGCAGCCGCAGCCCAGGCGGGTAGCCGCCGCGTCGGCGTCCCGTGCCCGGTCGACCACGGCGAAGACGGACGACGCCGCCGACGAGGGTGGGCGCGCGGCCTCGGCGTCGCGTACCTCGGCGAGGAAGGCGGCTTCGACGGACGAGGCGACTGCGGCGGAGAAGCCCGCGCCAGAGAAGGCGGCGCCGCAGAGGAAGGCGGGCTCGCAGAAGAAGGCGGCGCCGGAGGAGAAGGGCGCGGAGAAGTCCGCTTCGGCTCGCAAGTCCACCGGAGCCCGCAAGCCGGCCGCGAAGAAGGTGGCTCCCGCCGAGGCCGCAGCGACGACCGACGAGTCCGGCTCCGCGGAGCCCGGCTCGCGCAGGCGCACTGGGGCCAAGGGTGCGACGGCACGCACGTCCGCCACGGCGAAGAAGGCCCCGGCCAAGAAGTCGACGGGGGCGAAGTCGACCGGGGTGAAGTCGACCGCGAGCAAGGCCGCCGCGAGGAAGGCGACCGCCAGCAAGGCCGCCGCGACGAAGGCCTCGCCCGCGGCGTCCGAGGACGTCCCGGAGGAGGAGGTCCTGGCGACCGGCGCGATCACCGCCGACGGTGCGGTCGAGGTCGTGGCCGTGGACGTGGATCTGGACGCCGACGAGCCTGGGGTCACCGAGACCCCGGCAGGCGAGGGCACGGACGAGGAGAGCGGTTTCGTCTACTCCGACGCCGACGACGACGACGCCCCTGCCCAGCAGGTGGTCAGCGCCGGAGCCACCGCGGACCCGGTCAAGGACTACCTCAAGCAGATCGGCAAGGTCGCACTGCTCAACGCCGAGCAGGAGGTCGAGCTCGCCAAGAGGATCGAGGCCGGACTGTTCGCCGAGGAGCGGCTCAACTCCGGCGCGAAGCTCGACGCCAAGTCCCGCCGCGAGCTGGAGTGGATCGCCCACGACGGGCGGCGCGCCAAGAACCACCTGCTCGAGGCCAACCTGCGGCTCGTCGTCTCCCTCGCCAAGCGGTACACCGGGCGCGGGATGCTGTTCCTCGACCTCATCCAGGAGGGCAACCTCGGGCTCATCCGCGCGGTGGAGAAGTTCGACTACACCAAGGGCTACAAGTTCTCCACGTACGCGACGTGGTGGATCCGTCAGGCGATCACCCGGGCGATGGCCGACCAGGCCAGGACGATCCGGATCCCGGTCCACATGGTGGAGGTCATCAACAAGCTCGCCCGCGTGCAGCGGCAGATGCTGCAGGACCTGGGCCGCGAGCCCACTCCGGAGGAGCTCGCCAAGGAGCTCGACATGACCCCGGAGAAGGTCGTCGAGGTGCAGAAGTACGGTCGCGAGCCGATCTCCCTGCACACTCCGCTCGGTGAGGACGGCGACAGCGAGTTCGGGGACCTCATCGAGGACTCCGAGGCGGTCGTGCCGGCCGATGCGGTGAGCTTCACCCTGCTGCAGGAGCAGCTCCACTCGGTGCTCGACACCCTGTCCGAGCGCGAGGCCGGGGTGGTGTCCATGCGGTTCGGGCTCACCGACGGGCAGCCGAAGACCCTCGACGAGATCGGCAAGGTCTACGGCGTCACCCGCGAGCGGATCCGGCAGATCGAGTCCAAGACGATGTCGAAGCTGCGGCACCCGTCGCGGTCCCAGGTGCTACGCGACTACCTGGACTGA
- a CDS encoding DUF456 domain-containing protein, whose amino-acid sequence MPFAEDLTVLVGLAIVVGIVGTVVPVLPGTLLVGAAVLVWALVVQTTTAWVTLATVVLVLAVGQVLEYYLAARHMTSSGVPRRSLVIAGLAAIPGFFLVPVVGLVLFFVGALYLAELVRLPDRTVAWRSTVIALRAVGLAVLVELTSALLAGGVWLYAVLRG is encoded by the coding sequence ATGCCGTTCGCCGAGGACCTGACCGTCCTCGTCGGTCTGGCAATCGTCGTGGGGATCGTCGGGACTGTCGTCCCGGTCCTGCCCGGCACGCTGCTCGTCGGGGCCGCCGTCCTCGTCTGGGCCCTCGTCGTCCAGACCACGACCGCCTGGGTGACGCTCGCGACCGTCGTCCTGGTCCTCGCGGTCGGCCAGGTCCTCGAGTACTACCTCGCGGCCCGCCACATGACGTCCTCGGGAGTGCCCCGGCGCAGTCTCGTCATCGCCGGGCTGGCCGCGATCCCAGGCTTCTTCCTCGTGCCCGTCGTCGGCCTCGTGCTGTTCTTCGTCGGTGCCCTGTACCTCGCCGAGCTGGTCCGGCTGCCGGACAGGACGGTCGCCTGGCGCTCGACCGTCATCGCCCTGCGTGCCGTCGGCCTCGCCGTCCTCGTCGAGCTCACCTCCGCCCTACTCGCCGGCGGGGTCTGGCTGTACGCCGTGCTGCGCGGCTGA